From Vigna angularis cultivar LongXiaoDou No.4 chromosome 11, ASM1680809v1, whole genome shotgun sequence:
AACTTACGCAGGTGCACGAAGAAAAAACCTTAGTCtaatgaaatatgaaaatagtGTCGGCCcaataatgatttttcaataaaatagttACTAAAGACcataattgatatttattttattttacaaaccaATACGAAAGATAAAGCAAACGAAAATTATGCAGTAAATATAGACAGATTAAGTATTAAACAGGTTCATTATTTTTCAcagaaattgattaaaaatgtaatttaatactTTCACAAATTAGCTTatgttaatttatgaaaaaaaccTCATCCAAAAATGTTTTGGGGGAAAAAACTGTCGAGGATCAtaataattaactattttttctcAAAGTTTGTTAGTACTATGCTGTTATATACTAATATCAATTAAGAATATGcactataaattaattattcaataaaacataagttaaaatattgttcttcttaaataacaattattttctatgataaatcatttttagtattaaatagaaaaataattattcaaatgtAATAAATGAACTAAAAAGTGTGACAAATGAGTGTCTAATGGTTATGGAAACAGTGACAAGAATATCAATTTTCTGAAAGGTTAACTGAAAGTAATAATAGCCATGTAAAGAGtgatttttacataaaaaataaatgtagcgatttagttttaaaaaatagctTAATATCTAggaaaatacaaattaaaaatagagtgcactaaaattataaaaatcatgtaGTATGTAAATATATTGcattagttttattatattactGATATTAATTCCAAAACCTAACCGAGAGAATGAAACACGCACCATCCTCATCGTGGCTCCTGTCTTCGTAGGGCACACATGCTGCGCCTTCAAAGGAATGAAGGAGCGACTGAGCTGTCTCGAGCAGATCAAGAAGGCGGAACTCGAGTACTGTGAGAACTACCTTATGACGAAGATCCaaggttgatgatgatgatgatgttctAAGGAGCGTGAGAACGAACGACGGCTTTAGCGAGGCGAAAGAATTATATCAGATGCTAAGGTGCTGCCAGGAAGTGAGGGGCATGAACAGCCCCAAATGCCAGTGCCAAGCGATGCAGCATATAATGGAGGGTCAAGTAGAGAAACCGGAGAAGGAGAAGCTGCAGATGGAGGAGAAGCTTTTGAACTTGTTCGTGAGTTGCAACTTTGGACCCATGGAATGCGACTTGCATTTGGACCCTGAAAGAGAAATGTAGTAGTATCGTCAATATTCACCAATAATGTTGGGAAACAATAAACTTggtttttaaaatcattttatatcatttaatttgtttatttttattttactgtgAATATTCTTAAATAACTACACTAGTAAAAAGTTTGGATTTTGACGCCCATTATACGCCTCGGTTATAcgaaaaccgaagcgtataatgTTATATACATCAGTCCTTATCCAAACCGTTTTGGAACACACctattgcctcggttccccGAAACCCGTGGCCTATATATGCTACTGCCTCGGTCCAACTCATAACCGAAACCTATAAGCCTGCTGGATAAGACTGCAAACTGACTAAAAAGTCTGACCACTAGCTACTGCATCGGTTCACCCAGAACCCGAAGCCTAAACGGCACCTATTGCTTCGGTTAACTTGACACCGGTGCCTATAAGCCTGCTGATGCTCAGTCTGATAAGACTGCAAAAGTGTGTGACCACTAGCTACTGCTTCGGTTCGCACAGAACCCGAAGCCTAAACTTCACCCTATTGCTTCGGTTAGTCTGAAACCGGTGCCTATCAGCCTACTGATGCTCAGTGTCAGACTGCAACTGCAAAGTGTTTGTCCACCTGCCGCTGCCACGCCACTagctactgcctcggttggttAGCAACCGGTGCCTAAAGGGTACCTTATTGCTTCGGTTGGCCTTCAAACCGAGGCCATAACCACCTGCTCCTGTTTAAGCACTGACGTGTAGGGTAccttattgcctcggttggCTTTCAAACCGAGGCCATAACCACCTGCTCCTGTCCAACTGCAGCTACGCGCCTGTTCAACTGCTGGAACGTGTAGGGCCTCGGTTAGGCACTGAACCGAGGTCGATGCCGCACATATTCTACACCGTTTATGCTTTTAACCGATGCAGTATGGGGATATGACTTCGGGTCTAGAGGTAACCAAGGTAGTATCCAAATTTCATATTTTCGAATCGCgacagcttcttcttcttcctcgtacctg
This genomic window contains:
- the LOC108323643 gene encoding LOW QUALITY PROTEIN: 2S seed storage albumin protein-like (The sequence of the model RefSeq protein was modified relative to this genomic sequence to represent the inferred CDS: inserted 2 bases in 1 codon) encodes the protein MLFIILLILIPKPNRENETRTILIVAPVFVGHTCCAFKGMKERLSCLEQIKKAELEYCENYLMTKIQGXDDDDDVLRSVRTNDGFSEAKELYQMLRCCQEVRGMNSPKCQCQAMQHIMEGQVEKPEKEKLQMEEKLLNLFVSCNFGPMECDLHLDPEREM